One genomic region from Nymphaea colorata isolate Beijing-Zhang1983 chromosome 10, ASM883128v2, whole genome shotgun sequence encodes:
- the LOC116262283 gene encoding protein GFS12 codes for MRDEATTFDHESQQKNCFECLQKRIERDLSNRVLFCYGVSDSPLPFGSTAVCQVELNKRDGTLPCKEDSVQFELVAVENTENRCLQRYIDRKILRNGTTENRCEKDKPTLSKINGNQVQVNLGAFEEEDEALPVSENESHACDDHTNFCEETVSALAPSAYAGYGSYKVIEELLHRYVSGSFEHSLMLSLILLLEGRSSKEVGTYFSSLLGLGNRGKNVSSRRLRHPNIAPTIGTLQMPGYINLILPKAPYTLENILHYSPEALKSDWHIRFLMYQLLSALGYIHSLGATHGSLSPSSVKLTDSFWCWLSVLERYSVRARLSLMNETKLVASQPRVCLCHGNCPCSGLYADLRLTNSSDWQRDFKMWWNGELSNYEYLLILNQLAGRRWGDPTFHTVMPWVIDFSVKPDESSDAGWRDLRKSKWRLAKGDEQLDFTYSTSEIPHHVSDECLSELAVCSYKARRLPLSILRSSVRSVYEPNEYPSTMQRLYQWTPDECIPEFYTDPRIFSSVHDGMSNLAVPSWAGSPEEFISLHRAALESDRVSQEINDWFDITFGYKLSGEAAVVAKNVTLPSSEPQRPRSSGRCQLFTQPHPKRRRSLLKKPDRFKPQQEIISQVQSNCDIVSTAITEDASSCIGMADGSLREVENNLEQLERTMSFCEQNRHLSPCYNSPQDCTTQRTSPELPRKYDDLPHPSDIDLNTLLEYFNIVDDGGDLGFQELLLWKQKSSHQRSQSEDVARDMFSVGCVLAELYLKRPLFDPISLVAYTEHGLLPGLFQKLPPHVAFLVEECIQKDWKRRPSAYCLLESPYFPQTVRSAYLFIAPLHLLASNGSRLQFAAKLAGEGALRLMGSFAAEMCMSYCMPLVMSSLSDSEAEWASFLLKEFLRCLKPQAVIVSVLPVIQRVLQSSEYSHLKVLLLQNSFMREVWKIVGKRSYLQKIHPLIISNLYLLAHKNSASSASVLLIASCEELGIPVTIHQTILPLINCFGKGLVADGIDSLVRIGGILGGNFIVRQVLPLMRNVISSCIELSHMNNPEPLQSWNSLALINGLDTVDGLVALLPREVILKELVQDQVFLHVKILMHPNVEQTVLQVAGTTLLSICQKIGPDLTASHVLPQLRDLFDELAFSQETTYALGSESISGEDFTGSRAELLLLLYPSLASLLGIEKFRRCCTTWLLLEQYLYKHYNWKWEHTGETCRAGCENSPAQIKSHKPSSYEYNPAKLLLNGVGWSIPQSQGARSGKSSVNSKSDDVRVTSDEKTEPLPSSVKPEPWFWFPSSADNWDGPDFLNRTGGLKDELPWKIRASILYTVRAHPGALRVLAVADDECTVFSGGVGSGFKGVVHQWELSSLNCISGYFGHEEVVNDICILSSTERIASCDGTIHIWNSQTGKLLSCFSEPSATSLLSGSSSAKKVNNEGNGVNPAALSAGILSTAFNGSLYTCMHYLGFNDKLLAGMGNGSLRFLDIAQDQKLHLWKSQTAEPCFSSLVSAICSCGSDNHQSKAVGSSPSWVAAGLNSGHIRLLDARSGNIVALWRAHDGFITKLAAPEGHLLVSSSLDRTMSVWDLRRNSPNQRYIFSGHSGGVSGFSIWGQDMISVSGNKIGLSSLCHSEDRHQQVIPRKLYTSDRGARNMSALSSIDILPFSRLFAVGTEDGFLKICC; via the exons ATGAGGGACGAAGCGACGACCTTCGATCACGAATCCCAACAGAAGAATTGTTTCGAGTGCTTGCAGAAGCGGATCGAGCGCGATCTCTCCAACAGAGTCCTCTTCTGTTACGGGGTCTCCGATTCTCCTCTCCCCTTTGGTTCCACTGCAGTGTGCCAG GTTGAATTGAATAAGAGGGACGGCACATTGCCATG TAAGGAGGATTCCGTCCAGTTTGAACTGGTGGCTGTAGAAAACACTGAAAACAGATGCTTGCAAAGATACAT TGACCGAAAGATCTTGAGAAATGGCACCACAGAAAATAGATGCGAGAAAGACAAACCGACATTGTCAAAAATCAATGGAAACCAGGTCCAGGTTAATTTGGGAGcgtttgaagaagaagatgaagcgcTACCTGTGTCGGAGAATGAGTCCCATGCTTGTGATGATCACACGAATTTTTGTGAAGAGACTGTATCTGCCTTAGCGCCAAGTGCATATGCTGGTTATGGTTCTTATAAGGTCATAGAGGAACTTCTCCATAGATACGTATCGGGATCCTTTGAACACAGTTTGATGTTATCACTCATTCTTCTTTTGGAAGGCAGATCAAGCAAAGAAGTAGgcacatatttttcatctttacttGGATTAGGCAACCGTGGTAAAAATGTTAGTTCAAGAAGATTAAGGCATCCTAATATTGCTCCTACTATAGGTACGTTACAAATGCCTGGATATATCAACTTAATTCTTCCAAAGGCTCCATACACGTTGGAAAATATTCTACATTATAGCCCTGAAGCATTAAAATCTGACTGGCACATTCGATTTTTGATGTACCAGTTGCTGTCTGCATTGGGGTATATCCATTCCCTAGGGGCTACTCACGGGAGTTTATCACCTTCTAGTGTAAAACTGACTGATTCTTTTTGGTGTTGGCTCAGTGTGTTAGAGAGATACAGTGTGAGAGCTAGGCTGAGCTTGATGAATGAAACTAAACTTGTTGCCTCTCAGCCTAGGGTTTGTTTATGCCATGGCAATTGCCCCTGCTCTGGTCTTTATGCTGATTTGAGGTTAACAAATTCTAGTGATTGGCAAAGAGATTTTAAGATGTGGTGGAACGGTGAACTGAGTAACTATGAATACCTCCTCATTTTGAACCAGTTAGCTGGTAGAAGATGGGGCGATCCGACTTTTCATACTGTTATGCCCTGGGTGATAGACTTTAGTGTGAAACCTGATGAGAGCTCTGATGCTGGATGGAGAGACCTTCGGAAGAGCAAGTGGAGATTGGCAAAAGGGGATGAACAATTGGATTTCACATATTCAACCTCTGAAATTCCACATCATGTATCAGATGAATGCCTTTCAGAATTGGCTGTCTGCAGCTATAAAGCAAGGCGCTTGCCCCTGAGTATACTGCGGTCTTCTGTTCGCTCTGTTTATGAGCCCAATGAATATCCTTCCACTATGCAAAGGCTATACCAGTGGACTCCTGATGAATGCATCCCGGAGTTTTATACCGACCCTAGAATTTTCTCTTCTGTACATGATGGAATGAGCAATCTTGCAGTGCCATCATGGGCAGGTAGTCCTGAAGAATTTATATCATTGCATCGTGCTGCTTTGGAAAGTGACCGTGTATCACAGGAGATTAACGATTGGTTTGATATTACATTTGGTTACAAGCTTTCTGGTGAGGCTGCTGTTGTAGCTAAGAATGTCACTTTACCTTCTTCTGAGCCCCAGAGACCGAGATCATCTGGCCGTTGCCAGCTCTTCACTCAACCACATCCAAAGCGTCGGAGGTCTTTGCTGAAGAAACCTGATAGGTTTAAACCTCAGCAAGAAATCATATCTCAAGTACAATCAAATTGTGACATAGTTTCTACAGCCATAACTGAGGATGCTTCCAGCTGCATAGGAATGGCAGATGGAAGCCTGCGGGAAGTTGAAAACAATTTGGAACAATTAGAAAGAACCATGTCTTTCTGTGAACAAAATAGGCACTTAAGTCCATGTTATAATTCTCCCCAAGATTGCACCACCCAGAGGACTAGTCCAGAGTTACCAAGGAAATATGATGACTTACCACATCCCAGTGATATTGACCTAAATACCCTTCTCGAGTACTTTAACattgttgatgatggtggagacCTGGGATTTCAAGAATTGTTACTGTGGAAGCAGAAATCATCCCACCAGAGGTCCCAGTCAGAGGATGTCGCACGTGACATGTTTTCTGTGGGGTGTGTGTTAGCTGAACTTTATTTGAAGAGGCCACTTTTTGACCCAATTTCATTAGTTGCATACACTGAACACGGTTTGTTGCCAGGACTGTTCCAGAAGCTTCCTCCTCATGTGGCATTTCTTGTTGAAGAATGCATCCAAAAGGACTGGAAGAG GAGGCCATCGGCTTATTGTTTGTTGGAGTCACCATATTTTCCTCAAACGGTCAGGTCTGCTTATCTCTTCATTGCacctcttcatcttcttgcaAGCAATGGGTCTCGTCTTCAATTTGCAGCTAAGTTGGCTGGAGAAGGGGCTCTGAGATTAATGGGCTCATTTGCTGCAGAAATGTGTATGTCATATTGCATGCCCCTTGTAATGAGTTCATTGTCTGATTCTGAGGCTGAGTGGGCTTCTTTCCTACTGAAGGAATTTTTAAGATGTCTTAAGCCTCAGGCAGTTATTGTATCTGTGCTACCAGTTATTCAAAGAGTTCTACAG TCATCAGAATACTCTCACCTGAAagttttgcttcttcaaaattcttttatgcGGGAAGTGTGGAAGATAGTGGGCAAACGTTCATATCTGCAGAAGATCCATCCACTAATTATCTCAAATTTGTACTTGTTAGCCCATAAGAATTCTGCATCTTCTGCTTCAGTCTTACTGATTGCATCCTGTGAGGAACTTGGCATTCCTGTAACAATACATCAG ACAATCTTGCCTTTGATCAATTGCTTTGGAAAAGGACTGGTGGCTGATGGGATTGATTCACTGGTTAGAATTG GGGGAATTCTTGGAGGAAATTTTATTGTCAGACAAGTTTTACCTTTGATGAGGAATGTTATTTCTTCTTGTATTGAGCTTTCCCATATGAATAATCCCGAGCCATTGCAAAGCTGGAACTCCCTGGCTTTGATAAATGGCCTAGATACAGTGGATGGATTAGTTGCACTTTTGCCAAGGGAGGTGATTCTAAAGGAGTTGGTTCAG GATCAGGTCTTTCTGCATGTTAAGATTCTAATGCATCCTAATGTAGAACAAACAGTGCTTCAG GTTGCAGGGACTACTCTTCTTTCAATATGTCAGAAGATTGGTCCTGATTTAACAGCTTCACATGTCCTTCCACAGCTAAGGGACTTGTTTGATGAACTTGCCTTCTCACAAGAAACCACCTATGCACTTGGTTCTGAATCAATATCAGGTGAAGATTTCACAGGAAGTCGTGCGGAGCTTTT GTTACTGTTATATCCATCATTGGCGTCCCTTCTTGGTATTGAGAAATTTCGCAGGTGCTGCACCACATGGTTACTCCTAGAGCAGTATCTCTATAAGCATTATAACTGGAAG TGGGAACATACAGGAGAGACATGTAGAGCTGGTTGTGAAAATTCCCCTGCTCAAATAAAAAGCCACAAGCCATCATCATATGAGTACAATCCAGCAAAATTATTACTTAATGGTGTTGGATGGTCTATACCACAGTCCCAAGGAGCTAGAAGTGGCAAGAGCTCGGTAAATTCTAAATCAGATGATGTTCGAGTAACTTCTGATGAGAAGACTGAACCCTTGCCAAGTTCTGTAAAACCAGAACCGTGGTTTTGGTTCCCCAGTTCGGCTGACAATTGGGATGGTCCAGATTTTCTTAACCGAACTGGTGGGTTGAAGGATGAACTCCCATGGAAGATCAGGGCATCAATTCTTTACACGGTTCGTGCACATCCTGGAGCTTTGAGAGTTTTAGCTGTGGCAGATGATGAATGCACAGTTTTTTCTGGTGGGGTAGGCTCAGGATTCAAGGGAGTTGTTCATCAATGGGAGTTATCAAGCCTGAACTGCATTTCTGGGTATTTTGGGCATGAAGAG GTTGTAAATGATATCTGCATCTTGTCTTCCACTGAAAGGATAGCTTCCTGTGATGGAACTATACACATATGGAATAGCCAAACTGGAAAGCTGTTATCATGTTTTTCTGAACCTTCAGCAACTTCACTTCTCTCTGGTTCTTCTTCAGCAAAAAAGGTTAACAATGAAGGAAATGGTGTGAATCCTGCAGCACTATCTGCTGGAATCCTGTCAACTGCATTTAATGGGAGTTTGTACACATGCATGCACTATTTGGGGTTCAACGATAAACTTTTGGCTGGCATGGGGAATGGTTCACTGAG GTTCCTTGATATTGCTCAAGATCAGAAACTGCATCTGTGGAAGAGTCAAACGGCTGAACCATGCTTTTCTTCCCTTGTATCTGCAATTTGTTCTTGTGGGTCTGACAATCATCAAAGTAAAGCAGTTGGATCTTCACCATCTTGGGTTGCTGCTGGTCTTAACTCAGGACACATTAGACTTCTTGATGCAAGAAGTGGGAACATAGTTGCTCTTTGGCGGGCTCATGATGGGTTTATAACAAAA TTAGCTGCTCCTGAAGGCCATTTACTTGTTTCAAGCTCTCTTGACAGAACAATGAGTGTGTGGGATCTAAGAAG GAACTCGCCAAATCAGCGCTATATTTTCAGTGGTCATTCGGGTGGTGTTTCTGGTTTCTCTATATGGGGTCAAGATATGATCTCAGTTTCTGGAAACAAGATTGGTCTTTCTTCACTTTGCCATTCAGAG GACCGGCATCAACAGGTTATTCCACGGAAATTGTATACATCTGATCGTGGAGCCAGGAACATGTCAGCTTTGTCTAGCATCGACATCCTCCCGTTTTCACGCTTGTTTGCTGTTGGAACAGAAGATGGTTTTTTGAAGATATGTTGTTAG